The following proteins are co-located in the Pedobacter sp. FW305-3-2-15-E-R2A2 genome:
- a CDS encoding DoxX family protein encodes MKKNKIIYWITTTLIFLFEGVMPALTSQTELAKEGIRHLGYPEYFGVMLVVFKVLGSIALIIPKTPKRIKEWAYAGFGFDFIAASVSTFAVDGFGFNGFFPLIVMVILAVSYIYYHKISHAL; translated from the coding sequence ATGAAAAAGAATAAAATAATTTATTGGATTACAACCACCCTGATTTTCCTGTTTGAAGGAGTGATGCCTGCATTGACTTCTCAAACAGAGCTCGCGAAAGAAGGAATCAGACACCTGGGGTATCCTGAGTATTTCGGAGTGATGCTCGTGGTCTTTAAAGTGCTGGGCTCAATAGCCTTGATTATTCCAAAAACGCCTAAGCGTATAAAGGAATGGGCTTATGCGGGATTTGGCTTTGATTTTATTGCCGCCAGTGTAAGTACTTTTGCAGTAGATGGTTTTGGCTTTAACGGATTCTTTCCATTAATTGTGATGGTCATTTTAGCGGTGTCCTACATCTACTATCATAAGATCAGCCATGCGCTTTAA
- a CDS encoding serine hydrolase domain-containing protein — MMKLTYFKALVLLLSLGPLMTMAQYNLPLTGPILTSNPLKSKMDNTVDSMFIPFMKYPNAVGLSIGIIKDGKTYTYGYGTTQKEKGQIPDGNTIFEVGSITKTFTSAILAYYVRKGKISLTDPITKYLPDSVALNPELQKISIVNLSNHTSGLPRLPDNFFNKSTDYLNPYKNYTRQLLFASLKTCKLTTVPGAVYAYSNTGPGLLALILEKISGKNYEKLIKEIITDPVKMKRTFQQLTPELNKDFAKVYGLRGLETKTWEFDALAGCGALKSTVNDLLIYAKNNMETGHSDLSKAFDLTHEVTFSKQPKIGLGWHLTQSGEEVYYFHDGATGGSRSFLAINVKKKTAIVLLSNSTADIAGFAIGILPKMLD, encoded by the coding sequence ATGATGAAACTTACTTATTTTAAAGCATTAGTTTTATTACTGAGCCTTGGACCATTAATGACAATGGCCCAATACAACCTACCATTAACCGGACCCATTCTTACTTCGAATCCATTGAAATCTAAAATGGACAACACGGTAGATTCGATGTTCATACCTTTTATGAAGTATCCAAATGCGGTAGGTCTGAGTATTGGGATCATCAAAGACGGAAAAACCTATACTTATGGATATGGCACTACTCAAAAGGAAAAGGGGCAAATTCCTGATGGCAATACTATTTTTGAGGTTGGTTCTATTACTAAAACGTTTACTTCTGCGATATTAGCATATTATGTAAGGAAAGGAAAAATCAGTTTAACAGATCCGATCACTAAATATCTCCCGGATTCTGTGGCTTTAAATCCAGAGCTCCAGAAAATTAGCATCGTAAATTTAAGCAACCATACTTCCGGGTTACCCCGCTTACCAGATAATTTTTTTAATAAAAGCACAGATTATTTAAATCCTTATAAAAACTATACGCGACAGTTGCTTTTTGCCAGTCTTAAAACCTGTAAATTAACTACTGTTCCTGGAGCTGTTTATGCATATTCAAATACAGGCCCCGGTCTGCTGGCACTGATTCTGGAAAAAATCAGTGGAAAAAACTATGAAAAACTTATCAAAGAAATCATCACTGATCCGGTAAAAATGAAGCGTACGTTTCAGCAATTAACACCTGAATTGAACAAGGATTTTGCGAAGGTTTATGGTTTAAGGGGGCTGGAAACTAAAACCTGGGAGTTTGATGCGCTTGCGGGCTGCGGAGCGCTTAAATCTACCGTTAATGATTTACTGATCTATGCAAAGAATAATATGGAAACCGGACATTCTGATTTATCAAAAGCATTTGATCTTACGCATGAAGTTACTTTTTCAAAACAACCTAAGATTGGCTTAGGCTGGCATTTAACACAGTCAGGAGAAGAGGTGTATTATTTTCATGATGGCGCAACCGGTGGGAGCCGGAGTTTTTTGGCAATCAATGTAAAGAAAAAAACTGCAATTGTTTTGCTGTCTAATTCAACCGCTGATATAGCTGGTTTTGCTATCGGAATTTTGCCAAAGATGTTGGACTAA